The Papaver somniferum cultivar HN1 chromosome 3, ASM357369v1, whole genome shotgun sequence genome includes a region encoding these proteins:
- the LOC113361752 gene encoding uncharacterized protein LOC113361752, whose protein sequence is MICPDKNKYVDIVLHDYGILFIMLILGMFSMILEFGFDLWKINHKFLGTKTILQANHTQPPQFPGICIHLPFIELFRCSVSREKGVPATFKQIQAICNLQVLQSV, encoded by the exons atgATTTGTCCTGACAAAAATAAATATGTGGATATTGTTCTCCATGATTATGGAATTTTGTTCATCATGTTAATCTTGGGGATGTTCTCAATGATTTTGGAATTTGGTTTCGATCTATGGAAGATCAATCACAAATTTTTGGGAACAAAAACCATATTACAG GCAAATCACACTCAACCACCACAATTCCCAGGGATCTGCATCCATCTTCCATTTATTGAACTTTTCCGCTGCAGTGTTTCCAG GGAAAAAGGAGTACCAGCAACATTTAAACAGATTCAAGCTATTTGCAACTTGCAAGTACTTCAATCTGTTTAA
- the LOC113360194 gene encoding uncharacterized protein LOC113360194: MDFIEGIPISERKFVILVVLDRLTKYNHIVSLHHPYTASSVTREFISNVFKLHGLPASITSNRDKIFTSHFWKDLFKALRTQLNLSTAYHPQTDGKTERVNSYLENYLRCMCSHQPKKWHQWLPLAEWWYNTNYHTELKMSPFQALYGYIPPQIDFPSTAITSVTDKIGDVSYKLNLPSEARIHPIFHVSQLKKQIGTSLTPSPTLPTLDTDGQILVIRAAALDSRTVIRKGVFVPQLLIKWTIASNEYIVKPPRLVRPYGRTRTQRIKDIDDPGYDNRNAHSCERCRLYENHRTTCKGAPDGCESSTAPANCSASPNSSLAPPVQSIQPPPPPASWFPSPPMLYRTH; the protein is encoded by the exons ATGGACTTCATTGAAGGGATTCCAATTAGTGAAAGAAAGTTTGTTATTCTGGTTGTTCTGGATAGGCTTACCAAGTACAACCATATCGTTAGCCTTCATCATCCCTATACTGCTTCTTCTGTGACAAGAGAGTTCATTTCCAATGTGTTTAAACTCCATGGTCTTCCTGCTTCAATTACTTCTAATAGAGACAAGATATTCACAAGTCACTTCTGGAAGGATTTGTTCAAAGCTCTACGTACTCAGCTGAATTTGAGCACTGCTTACCACCCACAAACTGATGGGAAGACTGAGAGAGTAAATTCTTACCTAGAAAATTACTTGAGATGTATGTGTAGTCACCAACCTAAGAAATGGCACCAGTGGCTTCCCTTGGCAGAGTGGTGGTACAACACCAATTATCACACAGAATTGAAAATGAGCCCTTTCCAAGCTCTCTATGGATACATCCCTCCTCAAATAGATTTTCCATCCACTGCTATTACTTCAGTTACTGAT AAGATAGGAGATGTTTCTTACAAGTTGAATTTACCATCAGAGGCTAGAATTCATCCCATTTTCCATGTCTCCCAACTGAAGAAGCAGATTGGTACCTCCCTGACTCCTTCTCCCACACTTCCAACCTTAGATACAGATGGCCAAATTCTAGTCATTCGTGCAGCTGCTTTGGATTCCAGGACTGTCATCCGAAAGGGAGTTTTTGTGCCTCAACTACTGATTAAGTGGACTATTGCTTCT AATGAGTACATTGTTAAGCCACCAAGACTAGTAAGGCCATATGGTAGGACAAGAACCCAGAGGATCAAGGATATAGATGATCCTGGATACGACAACAGGAATGCACATAGTTGCGAGAGGTGTAGACTGTATGAGAATCATAGAACTACCTGTAAAGGAGCTCCAGATGGATGTGAATCTTCTACTG CACCTGCAAATTGCTCTGCCTCTCCAAACTCCTCTTTAGCACCACCAGTTCAGTCCATacaacctccaccaccaccagcgaGCTGGTTCCCATCACCACCAATGCTTTATCGAACTCATTGA